A window from Pseudooceanicola algae encodes these proteins:
- a CDS encoding efflux RND transporter periplasmic adaptor subunit, whose protein sequence is MTDETPKEPAPLGSAKPEWALTRRDLRARDRAADSRAPGQIAPKRRRWLIALLLLLALVVAAGLWLRGQAPLAEGEPAVATTPEGGDRRLILQVTPDELIEVQPLRLRDTVKVTGSLAPQRQVHIAAEVSGRLEEVFFRAGDNVPEGAQLVQVDIETLRNQLEQQRATTEATRAQLTLAQNQLERTRSLVNRGLTASSELEIGQAGVDQLTASLAAQNKQVETAQSSLRHAEIAAPFAGMISERLVDPGAYVAPGAELMTLVDLSRMEYEAAVPVRYAPQMRAGQNVEVTVEGIGDAKVLGQIDRISPVAIAGTRMLPVYVVIDNADLRLRGGMFAAGELILEEKRDAIGLPFAAVHQDDSGSYVLRKAGDLIERADVGIARTWDGGRMVEIASGLAPGDVIVGAALEQLRPGAQVQIVGE, encoded by the coding sequence ATGACCGACGAGACTCCGAAAGAGCCTGCCCCACTCGGATCCGCCAAGCCCGAATGGGCGCTGACCCGCCGGGATCTGCGGGCTAGGGACCGTGCGGCGGACAGCCGGGCACCGGGCCAGATCGCGCCGAAACGCCGACGCTGGCTGATTGCGCTGCTGTTGCTCTTGGCGCTGGTCGTCGCCGCAGGCCTCTGGCTGCGCGGGCAGGCGCCGCTGGCAGAGGGGGAGCCTGCCGTCGCAACCACACCCGAAGGCGGCGACCGCCGGTTGATCCTGCAAGTCACGCCCGACGAGTTGATCGAGGTCCAGCCGCTGCGACTGCGGGACACGGTCAAGGTCACCGGATCGCTGGCCCCGCAACGCCAGGTCCATATCGCGGCCGAAGTTTCCGGCCGGCTGGAGGAGGTCTTCTTTCGGGCAGGGGACAATGTGCCGGAAGGCGCGCAACTGGTGCAGGTCGATATCGAGACCCTGCGCAACCAGTTGGAGCAGCAACGCGCCACGACCGAGGCGACACGGGCGCAGCTGACCCTGGCGCAGAACCAGCTGGAACGGACCCGCAGTCTGGTCAACCGCGGACTGACGGCGTCGTCCGAACTGGAAATCGGGCAGGCAGGCGTCGATCAGCTGACCGCCAGCCTCGCCGCGCAGAACAAGCAGGTGGAAACCGCACAAAGCTCTCTGCGTCATGCGGAGATCGCGGCGCCCTTTGCTGGCATGATCTCGGAACGGCTGGTGGATCCGGGGGCCTACGTGGCGCCGGGGGCGGAGCTGATGACGCTCGTCGATCTCAGCCGGATGGAATACGAAGCCGCGGTGCCGGTGCGCTACGCGCCCCAGATGCGGGCCGGCCAGAATGTCGAGGTCACGGTCGAGGGCATCGGGGACGCGAAGGTTCTGGGCCAGATCGACCGCATCAGCCCGGTGGCGATTGCCGGCACCCGGATGCTGCCGGTCTATGTGGTGATCGACAACGCCGACCTGCGCCTGCGCGGCGGCATGTTCGCGGCGGGCGAGCTGATCCTTGAGGAAAAGCGCGATGCCATCGGCCTGCCCTTCGCGGCGGTGCATCAGGATGACAGCGGCAGCTATGTGCTGCGCAAGGCCGGCGACCTGATCGAGCGGGCCGATGTCGGGATCGCCCGCACCTGGGATGGTGGTCGCATGGTCGAGATCGCCAGCGGCCTTGCCCCCGGTGACGTGATCGTCGGCGCGGCGCTGGAACAATTGCGCCCCGGTGCGCAGGTCCAGATCGTTGGGGAATAG
- a CDS encoding efflux RND transporter permease subunit, producing MILTRISVNQPVFATMMMVAMLVIGLFSYQRLPVEQLPNVDFPIVAVVTAYPGATPEAVEADIVKPIEDAVSTLSGIDSIQSTAQSGSSLVLLQFDLEIDSAAASQDVREKVYQISNAFPEAAEQPQILRFDPNELPVLSIGISSQILSPGALTQLTEDYIATRLANISGVGRASVVGGLPREVQVLIDPDRQAALGIGVVEVTNALTAENNDLPAGSITEGSYRQSVQVEGRIQSLRDFDDIIVARRGGQPVRLGDVARINTDLAEADSLAMINGRRALAVDVVKTQGANTVGVAEAVRAEVARMSDEPQFQGVKLEVLRDNAVPVEQSFASVQSMLIEGALLATAIVFLFLNSWRSTVITGLTLPIAVIGTMAVIYFLGFTLNMMTMMALSLSVGLLIDDAIVVRENIMRHLHMGKSHRQAALDGTNEIGLAVLATTLSICAVFLPVAFMDGIIGRFFLQFGVTVSVAVLISLFVSFTLDPMLSSVWYDPAAEPDLRRGPVGRAVAHFDRFFDRIGRRYETLVRWSLRHRPATLGLALAAFAGGLMLFPLVGAEFVPASDNSEMQIELETPVGSTMDRTAAKVTQVDALLRGFPEITGTYATVNSGSQNGDNIATIYVRLTDPHDRNLTPGQLTGPIRDALASVPGARYTVAADPGIGGVAAPVQIKIFGDNLMVLGRLADELAGDIADIDGLVDIRTSLDEPQPTLAIRIDRDAASDLGGSLSNVGNALSPMLGGTTVSDWLDPQGNNLDVTVRLPAEFRDDPGVLGALPIVSTANGAGVIRLDQVAQVVRSEGPGEITREDRRRSVKVTANLVDRNVGEVTAALNDRIAALSVPAGYSVGMGGDAEDIAETSASAAAALMLAVIFIYLVLASQFGSFLQPFAIMSSLPLALIGVMLGLLLGGSTLNMFSIIGFIMLMGLVVKNAILLVDNANQRVAEGLHLFDALVEAGRTRFRPIVMTTLAMIFGMLPLALNIHGGSDQNAPMAHAVIGGLISSSLLTLVVVPVILTYVDSFARHMARLLPKAPDHG from the coding sequence ATGATCCTGACCCGCATCTCGGTCAATCAGCCGGTCTTTGCCACCATGATGATGGTGGCCATGCTGGTCATCGGCCTGTTTTCCTATCAGCGCCTGCCGGTCGAACAGCTGCCCAATGTCGATTTCCCCATCGTCGCCGTGGTCACCGCCTATCCCGGCGCCACACCCGAGGCGGTCGAGGCCGATATCGTCAAGCCCATCGAAGACGCCGTTTCGACGCTGTCGGGTATCGATTCCATCCAGAGCACCGCGCAATCCGGTTCCTCCCTCGTGTTGCTGCAATTCGACCTCGAAATCGACAGCGCTGCCGCATCCCAGGACGTGCGCGAGAAGGTCTACCAGATTTCCAACGCCTTCCCGGAGGCCGCCGAGCAGCCGCAGATCCTGCGGTTCGACCCCAACGAACTGCCGGTCCTGTCGATCGGAATCTCGTCGCAGATCCTGTCGCCGGGCGCCCTGACCCAGTTGACGGAAGACTACATCGCGACTCGTCTGGCCAATATCAGCGGCGTCGGGCGGGCCTCGGTCGTCGGGGGTCTGCCGCGAGAGGTGCAGGTGCTGATCGACCCGGACCGGCAGGCCGCACTGGGTATCGGCGTGGTCGAGGTCACCAATGCGCTCACGGCGGAAAACAACGACCTGCCGGCGGGCAGCATCACCGAGGGCAGCTATCGGCAATCGGTGCAGGTCGAGGGCCGCATCCAGTCCCTGCGCGATTTCGATGACATCATCGTGGCGCGGCGCGGGGGACAGCCGGTGCGGCTGGGCGATGTGGCGCGGATCAACACCGACCTTGCCGAAGCCGACAGCCTGGCGATGATCAACGGCCGGCGCGCGCTGGCCGTCGACGTGGTCAAGACGCAGGGCGCCAATACCGTTGGCGTGGCCGAGGCGGTGCGCGCCGAGGTCGCCAGGATGTCGGATGAGCCGCAGTTTCAGGGCGTGAAGCTCGAGGTGCTGCGTGACAATGCGGTGCCGGTCGAACAAAGCTTTGCATCCGTGCAATCCATGCTGATCGAGGGCGCGCTGCTGGCCACGGCCATTGTCTTTCTGTTCCTGAACTCCTGGCGCTCGACCGTGATCACCGGGCTGACCCTGCCGATCGCGGTGATCGGCACCATGGCGGTGATCTATTTCCTGGGCTTCACGCTGAACATGATGACGATGATGGCCCTGTCCCTGTCGGTCGGCCTGCTGATCGACGACGCCATCGTGGTGCGCGAGAATATCATGCGCCACCTTCACATGGGCAAGAGTCATCGGCAGGCCGCGCTTGATGGCACCAACGAGATCGGGCTGGCGGTATTGGCCACCACCCTGTCGATCTGCGCGGTCTTTCTGCCGGTCGCCTTCATGGACGGGATCATCGGGCGGTTCTTCCTGCAATTCGGAGTGACGGTGTCGGTCGCGGTGCTGATTTCGCTGTTCGTCTCTTTCACGCTGGATCCGATGCTGTCTTCGGTCTGGTATGATCCAGCGGCGGAACCGGACCTGCGACGCGGCCCCGTCGGGCGGGCTGTGGCACACTTCGACCGGTTCTTCGACCGGATCGGGCGGCGCTATGAAACCCTGGTGCGGTGGAGCCTGCGTCACCGACCTGCGACCCTTGGCCTGGCGCTGGCCGCCTTTGCCGGCGGGCTCATGCTGTTCCCGTTGGTCGGGGCGGAATTCGTGCCCGCTTCGGACAATTCCGAGATGCAGATCGAACTGGAAACCCCGGTCGGTTCGACCATGGACCGCACAGCGGCCAAGGTGACCCAGGTCGATGCCCTGCTGCGCGGTTTCCCCGAAATCACCGGCACCTATGCCACGGTCAATTCCGGCAGCCAGAACGGCGACAATATCGCCACGATCTATGTCCGGCTGACCGACCCGCATGACCGCAATCTGACGCCCGGCCAGCTGACCGGCCCGATCCGCGACGCCCTGGCGTCCGTTCCCGGTGCGCGTTACACCGTCGCCGCCGATCCCGGCATCGGCGGCGTCGCAGCGCCGGTGCAGATCAAGATCTTTGGCGATAACCTGATGGTACTTGGCCGGCTTGCGGATGAGTTGGCCGGGGATATCGCCGACATCGACGGGCTGGTGGATATCCGCACCTCGCTGGACGAACCGCAGCCGACTTTGGCGATCCGTATCGACCGTGACGCGGCTTCGGATCTTGGCGGCAGTCTCAGCAATGTCGGGAATGCACTGAGCCCGATGCTGGGCGGGACGACCGTTTCGGACTGGCTGGACCCGCAGGGCAACAATCTGGACGTCACGGTGCGACTGCCGGCCGAGTTTCGCGACGATCCCGGTGTGCTGGGCGCGTTGCCCATCGTGTCGACCGCCAATGGGGCCGGGGTGATCCGGCTGGATCAGGTGGCACAGGTCGTGCGCTCCGAAGGGCCGGGCGAGATCACGCGCGAGGACCGCCGCCGGTCGGTCAAGGTGACGGCCAATCTGGTGGATCGCAACGTCGGCGAGGTCACCGCGGCGCTGAACGACCGGATCGCGGCCCTGTCGGTGCCCGCCGGCTATAGTGTCGGCATGGGCGGTGACGCCGAAGATATCGCCGAAACCAGTGCCTCGGCGGCGGCGGCCCTGATGCTGGCGGTGATCTTCATCTATCTGGTGCTGGCCTCGCAATTCGGCAGCTTCCTGCAGCCCTTCGCCATCATGTCTTCACTGCCGCTGGCGCTGATCGGGGTGATGCTGGGCCTGCTGCTCGGGGGCTCGACCCTCAACATGTTCTCGATCATCGGGTTCATCATGCTGATGGGACTGGTGGTCAAGAACGCCATTCTGCTGGTCGACAACGCCAATCAGCGCGTCGCGGAAGGACTGCACCTGTTCGATGCCCTGGTCGAGGCCGGGCGCACGCGGTTCCGCCCGATCGTGATGACCACGCTGGCGATGATCTTTGGCATGCTGCCGCTGGCGCTGAACATCCACGGCGGGTCGGACCAGAACGCACCGATGGCCCATGCGGTGATCGGCGGGCTGATCTCTTCTTCGCTGCTGACGCTGGTCGTGGTGCCGGTGATCCTGACTTATGTCGACAGCTTTGCCAGGCACATGGCGCGGCTGCTGCCCAAGGCGCCGGATCACGGGTGA
- the yghX gene encoding YghX family hydrolase, with the protein MTRLTARDFNKDLLELYDFYAHGKISKRDFLERAGRYAVGGLTAAAILDQMKPDYALAEQVSFTDPDIVPEYITYPSPDGHGEVRGYFVRPANATGPVPAVVVVHENRGLNPYIEDVARRLAKEGFIALAPDGLSSVGGYPGNDEEGRELQQQVDGEKLMNDFFAAITFLMDSDLTTGKVGITGFCYGGGVANAAAVAFPELGAAVPFYGRQPAADTVSRIEAPLLIHYAGLDDRVNAGWPDYEAALQAEGKTYEAYVYPDVNHGFHNDSTPRYDAETAELAWSRTIDWFNTHLS; encoded by the coding sequence ATGACGCGACTGACCGCCAGAGACTTCAACAAGGATCTGCTTGAGCTTTACGACTTCTACGCCCACGGCAAGATCAGCAAACGGGATTTCCTGGAACGGGCCGGGCGTTATGCCGTCGGTGGTCTGACCGCCGCCGCGATTCTGGACCAGATGAAGCCGGATTACGCGCTGGCCGAACAGGTTTCCTTCACCGATCCCGACATCGTGCCGGAATACATCACCTATCCTTCGCCCGATGGGCACGGAGAGGTACGCGGCTATTTCGTGCGTCCCGCCAATGCCACGGGGCCGGTTCCGGCGGTGGTGGTCGTGCACGAAAACCGCGGCTTGAACCCCTATATCGAAGATGTCGCGCGGCGCCTGGCCAAGGAAGGCTTCATCGCGCTGGCGCCCGACGGGCTGTCGTCGGTCGGTGGCTATCCCGGCAACGACGAAGAGGGCCGCGAACTGCAGCAGCAGGTCGATGGCGAGAAGCTGATGAATGACTTCTTTGCCGCGATCACCTTCCTGATGGACAGCGATCTGACCACCGGCAAGGTCGGGATCACCGGCTTCTGCTATGGGGGTGGCGTGGCCAATGCCGCCGCCGTCGCCTTCCCCGAACTGGGGGCCGCCGTGCCCTTCTACGGTCGCCAGCCCGCCGCCGATACCGTGTCCCGGATCGAAGCGCCGCTGCTGATCCATTACGCCGGGCTTGATGATCGGGTGAACGCCGGCTGGCCGGATTACGAGGCCGCGCTGCAGGCCGAGGGCAAGACCTACGAGGCCTATGTCTATCCGGACGTGAACCACGGCTTCCACAACGATTCGACGCCCCGCTATGACGCGGAAACCGCCGAGCTTGCCTGGTCCCGGACCATCGACTGGTTCAATACCCACCTCAGCTGA
- a CDS encoding Tex family protein: MSNAATEASPRIARLIATEIAARPEQVTAAVALLDEGATVPFVARYRKEATGGLDDTQLRNLAERLSYLRDLEGRRAAIVKSIASQEKMTPDLARAIAGAETKSQLEDIYLPYKPKRRTKAMIARENGLEPLAEAILAGRAADPETLAAAYVTEAVADVKAALNGARDILTERLSEDAGLVGDLRVWMQREAVLSARVVPGKEAEGAKFSDYFAHAETWSKVPSHRALAMMRASNEGIVTLEIAPPEDAADRPVDMVAARLDIRGTAPGDLWLRKVAGWTWRVKLSLSMTLDLLGDLRARAQEEAIAVFARNLKDLLLAAPAGSMPTLGLDPGIRTGVKAAVVDATGKLLATETLYPFQPRKDVQGAQHAILSLIAKHGVKLIAIGNGTASRETEKLVVETLKMLPDHVAKPTKVVVSEAGASVYSASELAAREFPGLDVSLRGAVSIARRLQDPLAELVKIEPKSIGVGQYQHDVDQHKLSKSLEAVVEDAVNAVGVDLNTASAPLLAHVSGLGATLAESIVAHRESFGAFKSRKQLKDVSRLGPRAFEQCAGFLRIRDGEEPLDASSVHPEAYGLARRIVSACGRDLRAIMGDDTALKGLRAEEFVSGGFGLPTVRDIFAELEKPGRDPRPSFKTASFADGVEEITDLKPGMVLEGTVTNVAAFGAFVDIGVHQDGLVHVSQLADRFVKDPHEVVKAGDVVKVTVTEVDVPRKRIALTMRKDGGASAREDRKSRDSGNGAGGRGAKGSGTKSSGPRGKASGGKMSSSPAKSDSTGAFGAALLDAMKKK; the protein is encoded by the coding sequence ATGAGCAACGCCGCCACCGAGGCTTCGCCCCGCATCGCCCGCCTGATCGCGACCGAAATCGCGGCCCGCCCCGAACAGGTCACCGCAGCGGTCGCGCTGCTGGACGAAGGCGCGACCGTGCCCTTCGTCGCCCGCTACCGCAAGGAAGCGACCGGCGGGCTGGACGACACGCAGCTGCGCAACCTGGCTGAACGCCTGTCCTACCTGCGCGACCTCGAAGGCCGACGCGCGGCCATCGTCAAAAGCATCGCGTCCCAGGAAAAGATGACCCCCGACCTGGCCCGCGCCATCGCCGGGGCCGAGACCAAGTCGCAGCTGGAAGACATCTACCTGCCCTACAAGCCCAAGCGCCGCACCAAGGCGATGATCGCACGGGAAAACGGGCTGGAACCGCTGGCCGAGGCAATCCTTGCCGGGCGCGCCGCCGATCCCGAAACCCTTGCCGCCGCCTATGTGACCGAGGCTGTCGCGGATGTGAAAGCCGCCCTGAACGGCGCCCGCGACATCCTGACCGAACGGCTGTCCGAGGACGCGGGCCTCGTCGGTGACCTGCGGGTCTGGATGCAGCGCGAAGCGGTGCTGAGCGCCAGGGTCGTCCCCGGAAAAGAGGCCGAGGGCGCCAAGTTTTCGGATTATTTCGCCCATGCCGAAACCTGGAGCAAGGTGCCCTCGCACCGCGCGCTGGCGATGATGCGGGCCTCGAACGAAGGCATCGTGACGTTGGAAATCGCGCCGCCCGAAGACGCCGCCGACCGCCCCGTCGACATGGTGGCTGCGCGCCTTGATATCCGCGGCACCGCGCCCGGTGACCTGTGGCTGCGCAAGGTGGCCGGCTGGACCTGGCGGGTGAAGCTGAGCCTGTCGATGACGCTGGACCTGCTGGGGGACCTGCGCGCCCGCGCCCAGGAAGAGGCAATCGCGGTTTTCGCCCGCAATCTCAAGGACCTGCTGCTGGCGGCTCCGGCCGGGTCGATGCCGACCCTCGGGCTGGATCCAGGCATCCGCACCGGGGTCAAGGCGGCGGTGGTCGATGCCACGGGCAAGCTGCTGGCGACCGAGACACTTTATCCGTTTCAGCCCCGCAAGGATGTGCAGGGCGCGCAGCACGCCATCCTGTCGTTGATCGCGAAACACGGGGTGAAGCTGATCGCAATCGGCAATGGCACCGCCTCGCGCGAGACCGAAAAGCTGGTGGTCGAGACGCTGAAGATGCTGCCTGATCATGTCGCCAAGCCGACCAAGGTCGTGGTCAGCGAAGCCGGCGCCTCGGTTTATTCCGCCTCGGAACTGGCGGCGCGGGAATTCCCCGGGCTCGACGTGTCGCTGCGCGGCGCGGTGTCGATCGCGCGGCGGCTTCAGGACCCGCTGGCCGAACTGGTCAAGATCGAACCGAAAAGCATCGGTGTCGGCCAGTACCAGCACGACGTCGATCAGCACAAGCTGTCGAAATCCCTCGAAGCGGTGGTCGAGGATGCGGTGAACGCGGTCGGGGTTGACCTGAATACCGCCTCGGCGCCGCTGCTGGCCCATGTCTCGGGCCTTGGCGCGACGCTGGCCGAAAGCATCGTGGCGCACCGCGAAAGCTTTGGCGCCTTCAAATCGCGCAAGCAGTTGAAGGACGTCTCGCGCCTTGGCCCGCGCGCCTTTGAACAATGCGCCGGTTTCCTGCGCATCCGGGACGGGGAAGAGCCGCTTGATGCCTCATCGGTCCACCCCGAGGCATATGGCCTGGCGCGCCGCATCGTTTCGGCCTGCGGTCGCGACCTGCGCGCCATCATGGGCGACGACACCGCGCTGAAGGGGCTGCGGGCCGAGGAATTCGTCAGCGGCGGCTTCGGCCTTCCAACGGTGCGCGACATCTTTGCCGAACTTGAAAAGCCCGGTCGCGACCCCCGACCCAGCTTCAAGACGGCCAGTTTCGCCGATGGCGTCGAAGAGATCACTGATCTGAAACCCGGCATGGTGCTGGAAGGCACGGTGACAAATGTCGCCGCCTTCGGGGCCTTCGTCGATATCGGGGTGCATCAGGACGGGTTGGTCCATGTCAGCCAGCTTGCCGATCGCTTCGTGAAGGACCCGCACGAAGTGGTGAAAGCCGGCGATGTGGTCAAGGTCACGGTGACCGAGGTCGATGTGCCGCGCAAGCGCATCGCCCTGACCATGCGCAAAGATGGCGGCGCCTCGGCCCGCGAGGATCGCAAATCGCGGGATAGCGGAAATGGGGCCGGCGGGCGCGGGGCCAAGGGCAGCGGAACCAAGAGCAGTGGGCCGCGCGGCAAGGCTTCGGGCGGCAAGATGTCGAGCAGCCCGGCGAAATCCGACAGCACCGGGGCCTTTGGCGCCGCCCTGCTGGATGCGATGAAGAAGAAGTAG
- a CDS encoding transglutaminase family protein — MAIKAAIHHVTHYKYDRPVTLGPQIIRLRPAPHSRTKVISHSLKVTPKDHFVNLQQDSYGNWMTRFVFPEPVREFKIEVDLVADMTVFNPFDFFVEEFAQKWPFKYPKDIRKDLSIYMKKERMGKRLRKFMETIDMSEGQPTVDMLVALNMRLSQEIEYTIRMEPGVQTPEETFKSGFGSCRDTSWLLVQILRRLGLAARFVSGYLIQLKPDLEALDGPSGTDKDFTDLHAWCEVYLPGAGWVGFDPTSGLLTGESHIPLAATPHYNNASPISGGFASDGPPEVEFEFEMEVTRVSEHPRITKPFSEEAWEELDRLGHQVDEAIETADMRLTMGGEPTFVSIDNFEADEWNTAAVGPEKRALADDLIRRLRDRFAPGGFLHYGQGKWYPGETLPRWTFSLYWRRDEEPIWKNPDLIAREKIDDGTDVTVEDAAIFLREIAAELEVSPDHVVAAYEDPAEWILKEAQLPDNVSPENSKLKDAEERHRLSKVFERGLTKASGYVLPVQRWQNRARAEKWMSEVWKFRRGHLFLVPGDSPVGYRLPLGALPFVPPADFPYINPTDPTEDRNDLPVFERSVEAEGHPSGAEARAMARAQARAMFRAAQDQGDQVEQTIVDDITGAVRTAISVEPREGKLCVFMPPVVDVEDYLELVAMAEDAAEKLGLPVHIEGYAPPHDPRLNVIRVAPDPGVIEVNIHPASNWDDCKAITNAVYEEARQSRLGADKFMIDGRHTGTGGGNHVVVGGATTNDSPFLRRPDLLRSMVLHWQRHPSMSYLFSGMFIGPTSQAPRVDEGRADNLYELEIGLSQIPAPGQGVPPLPWLTDRLLRNLLTDVTGNTHRAEICIDKMFSPDGPTGRLGLVEFRGFEMPPDPRMSLAQQLLIRALLIRFWQNPITGDFTRWGTTLHDRFMLPHFLWTDFLDVLGDLRRHGFDFRPDWYEAQAEFRFPFCGEVEYDGVHLELRQALEPWHVLGETGAIGGTVRYTDSSTERLQVKLQTTDPSRYIVTCNGRRVPMATTETSGVSVGGIRYKAWQPPEAIHPVIPVHTPLTIDIFDSWSNRAIGGCTYHVAHPGGRNYETFPVNANEAEARRLARFEDRGHTPGLYLPPQELSRGEFPMTLDLRRAPGV; from the coding sequence ATGGCGATCAAAGCGGCGATTCACCACGTAACCCATTACAAATACGACCGTCCGGTCACATTGGGGCCGCAGATCATCCGCCTCAGACCGGCGCCACACAGCCGCACCAAGGTGATTTCCCATTCGCTGAAAGTCACGCCCAAGGATCACTTCGTGAACCTGCAGCAGGACAGCTACGGCAACTGGATGACGCGTTTCGTCTTTCCCGAGCCGGTGCGTGAGTTCAAGATAGAGGTCGATCTTGTCGCGGACATGACGGTCTTCAATCCCTTCGACTTCTTCGTCGAGGAATTCGCCCAGAAATGGCCGTTCAAGTACCCCAAGGATATCCGCAAGGACCTGTCGATCTACATGAAGAAAGAGCGCATGGGCAAACGCCTGCGCAAGTTCATGGAGACGATCGACATGTCCGAAGGGCAGCCGACGGTCGACATGCTGGTGGCGCTGAACATGCGCCTGTCCCAGGAAATCGAATATACGATCCGCATGGAACCCGGCGTGCAGACGCCCGAGGAAACCTTCAAGTCGGGCTTCGGCTCCTGTCGCGATACCTCGTGGTTGCTGGTGCAGATCCTGCGCCGTCTCGGGCTGGCCGCGCGGTTCGTCTCGGGCTACCTCATCCAGCTGAAACCGGACCTCGAGGCGCTGGATGGCCCCTCCGGCACCGACAAGGATTTCACCGACCTGCATGCCTGGTGCGAGGTCTATCTGCCCGGCGCGGGCTGGGTCGGTTTCGATCCGACTTCGGGTCTGCTGACCGGGGAAAGCCATATCCCGCTGGCCGCCACGCCGCATTACAACAACGCCTCGCCGATCTCGGGCGGCTTTGCCTCGGACGGCCCGCCCGAGGTCGAGTTCGAATTCGAGATGGAGGTCACGCGGGTTTCCGAACATCCGCGCATCACCAAGCCCTTCTCCGAAGAGGCCTGGGAAGAGCTGGATCGCCTTGGCCACCAGGTCGACGAAGCCATCGAGACGGCCGACATGCGTCTGACCATGGGCGGCGAGCCGACCTTCGTGTCGATCGACAACTTCGAGGCCGATGAATGGAACACCGCTGCCGTCGGCCCTGAAAAGCGTGCGCTGGCCGATGACCTGATCCGTCGCCTGCGCGACCGCTTCGCCCCCGGTGGCTTCCTGCATTACGGGCAGGGCAAATGGTATCCGGGCGAAACCCTGCCGCGCTGGACCTTCTCGCTGTACTGGCGCCGGGACGAAGAACCGATCTGGAAGAACCCCGACCTGATTGCCCGCGAAAAGATCGACGACGGCACCGATGTGACGGTCGAGGATGCCGCGATCTTCCTGCGCGAAATCGCCGCCGAGCTTGAGGTCTCGCCCGATCACGTCGTGGCCGCTTACGAGGACCCGGCGGAATGGATCCTGAAGGAAGCCCAGCTTCCCGACAATGTCTCGCCGGAAAACTCAAAGCTGAAGGATGCCGAAGAACGTCACCGGCTGTCGAAGGTGTTCGAACGCGGGCTGACCAAGGCATCGGGGTATGTGTTGCCGGTGCAGCGCTGGCAGAACCGCGCGCGGGCGGAAAAGTGGATGTCCGAAGTTTGGAAATTCCGCCGTGGGCACCTGTTCCTTGTGCCCGGTGACAGCCCGGTGGGCTACCGTCTGCCGCTGGGGGCGCTGCCCTTCGTGCCGCCGGCGGACTTCCCCTATATCAATCCGACCGATCCGACCGAGGACCGCAATGACCTGCCGGTCTTTGAGCGCAGCGTCGAGGCCGAGGGCCATCCGTCGGGGGCCGAGGCCCGCGCCATGGCCCGTGCGCAGGCCCGCGCGATGTTCCGCGCCGCGCAGGATCAGGGCGATCAGGTCGAACAGACCATCGTCGACGATATCACCGGCGCCGTGCGCACCGCGATTTCGGTCGAGCCGCGCGAGGGCAAGCTGTGTGTCTTCATGCCGCCCGTGGTCGATGTCGAGGATTACCTCGAACTGGTCGCCATGGCCGAGGATGCCGCGGAAAAGCTGGGCCTGCCGGTGCATATCGAAGGCTATGCCCCGCCGCATGACCCGCGCCTGAACGTGATCCGGGTCGCCCCCGATCCCGGCGTGATCGAGGTCAACATCCATCCCGCGTCCAACTGGGACGATTGCAAGGCGATCACCAATGCCGTCTACGAAGAGGCGCGCCAGTCGCGTCTGGGCGCCGACAAGTTCATGATCGACGGGCGCCACACCGGCACCGGCGGTGGCAACCACGTGGTCGTGGGCGGCGCGACGACGAACGATTCCCCCTTCCTGCGGCGGCCCGATCTGCTGCGCTCCATGGTGCTGCACTGGCAGCGGCATCCGTCGATGTCCTACCTGTTCTCGGGCATGTTCATCGGCCCGACCAGCCAGGCCCCGCGGGTCGACGAAGGCAGGGCCGACAACCTATACGAGCTGGAAATTGGCCTGTCGCAGATCCCCGCACCGGGGCAGGGGGTGCCACCGCTGCCATGGCTGACCGACCGGCTGCTGCGCAACCTGTTGACCGATGTGACCGGAAACACCCACCGGGCCGAGATCTGCATCGACAAGATGTTCTCGCCCGATGGGCCCACGGGGCGGCTTGGCCTGGTGGAATTCCGCGGTTTCGAGATGCCGCCCGACCCGCGCATGTCGCTGGCCCAGCAATTGCTGATCCGCGCCCTGCTGATCCGTTTCTGGCAAAACCCGATCACCGGCGACTTCACCCGCTGGGGCACCACGCTGCATGACCGTTTCATGCTGCCGCACTTCCTGTGGACGGACTTCCTTGATGTGCTGGGCGATCTGCGCCGCCACGGTTTCGACTTCCGCCCCGACTGGTACGAGGCCCAAGCCGAGTTCCGTTTCCCCTTCTGTGGCGAGGTCGAATACGACGGCGTGCATCTGGAACTGCGCCAGGCGCTGGAACCCTGGCATGTGCTGGGTGAAACCGGTGCGATCGGCGGCACGGTGCGCTATACTGACAGTTCGACCGAACGGCTTCAGGTCAAGCTGCAGACCACAGATCCAAGCCGCTATATCGTCACCTGCAACGGGCGCCGCGTGCCGATGGCCACGACCGAGACCTCGGGGGTTTCGGTCGGCGGCATCCGCTACAAGGCTTGGCAGCCGCCAGAGGCGATCCACCCGGTAATCCCGGTCCACACGCCGCTGACCATCGACATCTTCGACAGCTGGTCGAACCGCGCCATCGGGGGGTGCACCTATCACGTCGCACACCCCGGGGGCCGCAATTACGAGACCTTCCCGGTTAATGCCAACGAAGCCGAGGCGCGCCGTCTGGCCCGGTTCGAGGATCGCGGCCATACCCCCGGCCTCTATCTGCCGCCGCAGGAGCTGAGCCGTGGGGAATTCCCGATGACCCTTGACCTGCGCCGCGCTCCGGGCGTCTAA